In Scyliorhinus torazame isolate Kashiwa2021f chromosome 26, sScyTor2.1, whole genome shotgun sequence, the following proteins share a genomic window:
- the LOC140402975 gene encoding synaptotagmin-11-like yields the protein MAEITNIRPSSLDVSPIVAGFIGATVLVVSASLTVFVWVCCHRHSAKVANNPPYKFVHMLKGISIYPETLSNRNKAARIRREKDCPSAGQRLAKPPESGLFGSPDKEAQGPRSSPFIDELHLGTDCGESPDAATSPKDSGSSPDSKTPSPSSPGAAVKLGTLSLSVDYNFPKKALVVMIQAAHGLPGMDETSLTSDPYIKMTILPEKKHQIKTRVLRKTLDPHFDETFTFYGIPYNQLQELLLHFLVLSFDRYSRDDIIGEVMVPLAGIDPGSGKVQLTQQILKRNIQKCVSRGELLVSLCYQPGTHRLTVVVLKARHLPKMDVTGLSDPYVKVNVLYGRRRVAKKKTHVKRGTSNPVFNESFAFDVGAETLRDVSLELLVIDFDRTTKNEVVGCAVLGHSSASASGTEHWREICESPRRQVAKWHTLAEY from the exons ATGTGTCTCCCATTGTGGCAGGATTCATCGGAGCCACCGTCCTGGTTGTCTCGGCCTCACTGACTGTCTTTGTTTGGGTCTGTTGTCACCGCCATTCCGCGAAAGTGGCCAACAACCCCCCCTACAAGTTCGTGCACATGCTGAAGGGGATCAGCATCTACCCAGAGACCCTCAGCAACCGGAATAAGGCGGCGCGGATTCGGCGGGAGAAGGATTGCCCCAGCGCCGGGCAGCGGCTGGCTAAGCCGCCCGAGAGCGGCCTCTTCGGCAGCCCGGACAAGGAGGCGCAGGGTCCCCGCTCGTCCCCCTTCATCGACGAGCTGCACTTGGGCACGGACTGCGGGGAGAGCCCAGACGCCGCCACCTCCCCCAAGGACAGCGGCAGCTCGCCCGACAGCAAGacgccctcgccctcctccccgggGGCCGCCGTCAAACTGGGCACCCTCAGCCTCTCCGTGGACTACAACTTCCCGAAGAAGGCGTTGGTGGTGATGATCCAGGCTGCCCACGGCCTGCCTGGGATGGACGAGACCTCCCTGACCTCCGACCCCTACATCAAGATGACCATCCTGCCGGAGAAGAAGCACCAGATAAAGACCCGGGTGCTGAGGAAGACCCTCGACCCGCACTTCGACGAGACCTTCACCTTCTACGGCATCCCCTACAATCAgctgcaggagctgctgctgcactTCCTGGTTCTCAGCTTCGACCGCTACTCGCGCGACGACATCATCGGGGAGGTGATGGTGCCCCTGGCGGGGATCGACCCCGGCAGCGGGAAGGTGCAACTCACCCAGCAGATCCTAAAGAGGAACATTCAG AAATGCGTGAGCAGGGGCGAGCTGCTGGTCTCGCTCTGCTACCAGCCCGGCACTCACCGGCTCACCGTGGTGGTGCTGAAGGCCAGGCATTTGCCCAAGATGGACGTCACCGGACTCTCAG ACCCGTACGTCAAGGTCAACGTGCTGTACGGCCGGAGGCGGGTGGCCAAGAAGAAGACCCACGTGAAGCGGGGCACGTCCAACCCGGTCTTCAACGAGTCCTTCGCCTTCGACGTCGGCGCCGAGACGCTGCGGGACGTCAGCCTCGAGCTCCTGGTCATCGACTTCGACCGGACGACGAAGAACGAGGTGGTGGGCTGCGCGGTGCTGGGGCACAGCAGCGCCAGCGCTAGCGGCACCGAGCACTGGCGGGAGATCTGCGAGAGCCCCCGACGGCAGGTCGCCAAGTGGCACACACTGGCCGAGTACTAG